The genomic DNA acaatttaccGTACGAGAACCACTGTTCTGTATTGTCAGAATCTGCACAAATCACTGATTTGGGGACATATTGTTTCTAATCTGTAGCCCTTTCCATGGCCAAGAAAATGACCTGTCCAGTGTTATCTCCAACTTGTGTGACTTCTTTGGAGTAACTCTGGACAGAAATAGTTCTGCATATGATATATACTACGTTACTATACCGCATACTACTTTACCGCATATCAGGTGATTTTCATCTCATCACTGATCATGTGAGGGTGTTAACATTAAATCTCGTGATAAGAATTTCAGACTAGGAAATCCTCATCGCTGAAGGGCATTAGATTGCAGAGAGGGTAGAAATGGTtcaaacatgtaaaagaaaactTGGTGCTCGAAGCTACCATGATTATAGGGAACTCGCCGAAATGGCGCTGTCCGGTTTGAAGAAGGCCTGTTGATGGACTCTGTGTTCagtgaaacaacaaaaaaaagaaaaaaagaggacCCAAATATTTGTTTGCAGGTTAACATTACTTAGTTTATATTTGTTCTCTACAGctttttgagtaaaaaaaaaaagtagttcagGGGTTTAAAGTTCTGCCTGCACAGCAATTGATTTTTTGGCCAAAAAGCAcaatttacttttgctgtgaACAAACTAcactatttttgtttatttctttttttaaaacattctcaGGTGTCCAATGTTGAAATGAGGATGGTTTAAAGTGGTTAAGTCACAGTTTTGAAGGGGTGTCCAAAGACTCCACAAAGCCCTGGAACAttggacacattttaaataaaaaaagggtcTAAGTCacgtgttacaaaaatgtttccatttttcaatgtttttttttgtaaatatatcaCAAActtatttctaaaaaaataactataaaaaaaagcgtatcaaaactgtccaaaatagCCCCAGATTACGGTAACTATCTTTCCAAACAGAATTATTAACTTGAAATACAGCCCTAAGCCAAATATTATACACCGCGCTGCCAATTTCTCACCACACCCTTTTGGCAGGaaggtgtttttcttttctatgtGATGAAATTGTCTCTGCAGGTGCCTCGGGTGATATATATGTTATCATTTTATCACACTTgaggaggtgtttgtgatgttaaTGTTTTGTCACCAGCACAAATTGGCATGAGTTAGTTTAGGGTGGCTATATTATCCTTAATAAAGTCCTGTAATAAAGTGGGGTCAAACGTAATAAATGTCCCATCCCTTGTTTGTTATTCCAAGTAAGTCATTTGCATGTATCTTTGGACCATTATTGATTCAGGGACACAAAGATGTTTAGTAAGCAGTTGTTCTGAGtggagtaaaacaagcaacatactgtggcccatatgcataaaacttaccgtctcctttaagtgccagtaatagtgtttaacatgacagtatttaataaataataaaaaagtgtctgtgtgtaattatccaataattacgtcatttattttgttatttgtaagtgtggcagggtgaaagcagTGCTGGTGCACAGGTGTGGGGGATATTGGTTgaccccatcggttttacagttgccCCAAAGGTtgcttgaaacttggcttgtgtttttgatatctccacattaaatggctgggcacttttgataacttgacctatttgtttcagatatcacttattttttcacttaatggataataacacacacacattacgggaatagcaaaaCTATCCTTAATAAAGTATTGCTATGCCTAAAGAACTATAACTTCCAGTGTGTTTATACCTGCAAAACATGCTACAATACTGTAGAAAAACCAAAGAAGTATATCAGTAACAAACACCCCACACCACGGCTTTAAATCCAGTCTTTTGGAATATATACGTTAAACTTCTCATCAGTATATCAAAGAATTATAATCTGTAGACTGTTATAAATAACTACTTAGCTGTGTGTGGCTGGAGTTTTAATGGTATATCATAATTCTAATATTTAATTGCTACTGTATTTTTTCAGTTCAGTTCATCTGAAAATATTTGTGCAAACTGCAAGGTTTAAACGGTGACATGCATtatctgtatgtacagtatgtatgaataTGCACGCAGTATGAACATAGTTTGCAATACATTCTACATATTCTTTAATTTAGTATACTATATATTTGAGTGTGACCCAAGAGTTTCAACAAAGAAGAAACAGCTGGTCTAGTTGTTTATATGTTACAATGTTATCAAATTAGCCAATTTGCCACACCATTGAACATTACCCAGAAAAGGTCATCTAATGTTTAGTTTGTCACTAtttgagaaaagacaaaccagaTAAGACCCACAGACACAGAGTCTGTGTTTTCCCCTTGGAAAACAATCACATAGAAAGTCCTAAAAATCTGATAGTTGGCTTTATATTGTTCTGACAAATATTTCCAGCCCCTGAAGCTAGACTTGTTGTAGGAACATTTCCTGATTCCTTTTACTGGTATATGAGTATgattacaggaggctgtgtggttcagtggttaaagaaaaggtcttctcagcaggaggtccccggttcaaatcccggctgactcactgtgtgaccctcagcaagtcacttaaccttcttgtgctctgtcttttgggtgagacgtagttgtaagtgactctgcagctgatacatagttcacacaccctagtctctgtaagtcaccttggataaaggcatctgccaaattaaTAATGAGGGAAGAAATGCCAAAtagaatagttttgtttttaaaggcactTTTAGAGACATTACTATGGTAGCATTTTGCTAAtgttatatatatcttttttattactttaaaaatgaaTGCTATTTCAACGAATATGACACTATTAAACAAATGTTTGTCTTTTATATAGACTTTTCTTTCAGTTTGCATGTATTTTAGGAttgggtgtttaaagttatggattatCATACAACAACCGGACACTGCTCACCccttgttttctatggaggtggACCATTCTGTTGTTACTAAGAAGTGCAGTAAAGTAGAATCAGTATATCAGACTTGTAAtattaaacactttatttttcctttaaaaaatatacaaaactgaCTCTACAGGGtagaaagataaaaacaaaacatacatttacaagtcAGTGGATACATTCTTAAGTAGCTCAGCTAATTTAGAGTATATTTGAGTTTAATGCAGGAATGGTTCAGGTAGGATTTTAGTTTTTGTGATACAAAATAagttgaaagaaaaagaaaaaagtgaattTCATTGTAAACTGTTTTCGCAATATTCAACTCCATACAACTCTTATTGCAAAGTGTGTATTACAGCATTACAAGTGGCAAGGTTAATTAATTCTTTCACTTTTTGATTATATCATATTACATATATGTTAATGTGTATAGTATTGTAGCAAATACCATTACTGTACTCCAAATTGACAGAGAAAAATGGTTCTTCAAGCTGCGTATTGACAGGTGCAGTACTAAACTGACCCATAAGCTAATATTGCTCAGACCCAATCTGAAGTAAGGGCTCTGTGTAAGGCTGAGCCAGCAGCATCCATATCTCCTCTAAGCCACTGGAGAGCTGTAGCTGGCACTCTCTGGAAGCAGAATCCAGCTAATAAAGATATATTATTTCTCATACTAGAGTGGTGTGACCTGTGACCAACAAGCAGGTGCTCTCTTTTCTTCTTGCAATCAATCTTTTTGCCTGGAGaaaaaaagtagaaataaaaaaaataatgttactaTAAATCGATAACCTGACGAGAACATGAAATTTCAACactattttaacattttactgaTTACAATCAGCAATTAAAATTTGCCCCCAAAATATTATTTGCATAATTGGCAAACTGAAAACtcattgttttaataattagctacaatgtttTGGCTTCCGCCTTTTTAAGATAGTATGATAGAAATTGCTACAGGTAGCTGTAGCTACAGAAATAGCTGTAGGTAGTTGTTTAAGTTTTGATGTCCCTTATCCCCCAAAAATATTTAGATTATTTGATTCTGTGGGATCGAGTCACATGCTTTAAATTGTAAGTACTGAAACCTTTTGtcacaaattaaataataatgttttgtaaACATACCTGTTCAAAATTCTTTTAATAATCATCTTCACCCAATTAGCTCCAGGATTCAAGCAGACTTTTCGACCAGATTTCAGTTGTACACTGGAAAAAAATGATATGTTCATAGTGTTAGGCGTTATTATCAGTAATAGCATTTCCAGTTTCAATGTATGAGCATTTCTGTTAGTGAAGCACATACGTACATCATTTCTGTTAGTGAAGCACATACGTACATCATTTCTGTTAGTGAAGCACATATGTACATCATTTCTGTTAGTAAAGCACATATGTACATCATTTCTGTTAGTGAAGCACATACATACATCATTTCTGTTAGTGAAGCACATACATACATCATTTCTAGGTTGATGCAGTGGGGCCCTGCAGGGATCATCTGAATATCAGCAAAGTGCACTGGGTGGATAAAATGTGAAGAGGTTTGTAGACACTGGCAACGGAAAGTGATTCCTGCTCTGCCCAGAACTCCAGCTGTAAAAGAGGAAAGGATAGGTTCAATCCAAACAACACgtataaatgcatttatttaaagggttgggcaagctaaaaaaaaacaaaaaaacgtattACTCGTTActtgtttcttcagaaaaaaagtaatataatgtcctgtggcagggcagaagccctgctacTGTAAATAGTGGGTGTGTGGGAtggtaaggttggcagggatggggttaaacctgcccctgccagcaatcacaagtGTTGCCATTCtccagttaggtaattgagtgctaactggggagtggccacatgtataaaaaggaagcaagTAACCTAAgtaagtgggcagcagtgtggttagggctctggactcttgaccggagggtcgtgggttcaatcccaggtgggggacactgctgttgtacccttgagcaaggtactttacctagattgctccagtaaaaacccaactgtataaatgggtaattgtatgtaaaaataatgtgatctctgtataatgtgaaaaaatgtataatgtgatatcttgtaacaattgtaagtcgccctggataagggcgtctgctaagaaataaataataataataataataataatgctacagTACCAATGTTACCTGATAAGTATTTGGtcttaactgtaaaaaaaaaagttaatgtgaCAGATGCGTGCACCTTTATTAATTCTATAAACACTAAGCACTTAATTTCCAAAGATTATCGGTTCTTTAAACTGCTACTCGTGTACACTAGTAGCTGCCGGTATACAGAATGATTTACCAAACTAATGTAGCAGTAAAAGATTGCATTCCAAGTCTGTACATAGTAAAACTATAAGCCAGTAAAATACTTTTACATATGGCTGACTGCAGTTCCAATCCACTTTCATCAAAGTGTAACAAAAGCTTTTTGTGTGCTACTTTGTATGTATTTTCTACAGACAACAAAATCCAatacacattataaaaataaaaaatatagtatttCTAGTACGGTTGAACATACCTTCTGAAACTGCAGCACACATGACAATCCATAATATAAAAGCAATCTTTTTATTCATTGTGGTAATAGTTCAGTTTGGCTGCCTGATTCGTCTGCCTGCTATGGTTTAGGCTTGTGCTTCTACTCTCAGAAAAGTTGTCTCTTATATGCAACTACTGGCTAATCTGGCTGCATGGCGTTAAACTTTAAATGACGTAAGTCAGCTGGAAACACTCCAAAACCAATGTCCCTGAGAAGGAAGGGAAGGGCACTGTAACATAGTTAATGCTTTATAACAGCATGTATGAATTTACCTGAATGTTTGCTTTCCTTAGGTAGTTTCAGCTGTGGGGTGGGGGTGTAGCTTCCTCCTACttgaaacatgttttatattaacTTTGTAAGCCAAATACAGTAGGCATGCTCCTTGTTGCAGTAATAAGAGGTTATACATGAAGATTTTTTGTAATACAAGTATAAAACATctatagaatagaatagaatctctgaatatactgtatatatatatatatatatatatatatatatatatatatatatatatatatatatatatatattcaatggcaaaaactttgttaaaataacgttaaggtttgtttgcaaatgtccaaaaggctGAAGAGCTGGAGACTGGAGAGCTGGAGACATTATTTGAACACTACTGCCGGGGAGCAGTTACtcttcatgttgtgtggctctgtcTGTTTTTAGGCAGACGGATGTGTTGTGTGCAATTTAAGGTCTtgatgccatattggatttgccgTCGCTTCTTTCTTCTATCTGTCAGGCTCATCTTTCAAGTCTTGTCAGTTCTTACCTGAATTAGATAGGAGATATTTGGATCaaccaccaaaggaaaaaaaggtttctgaaatttaataaatagaattctgtacAGTGATTTGGATAtcttaaaatgtatataataatctgtgatatactaagagtatttattaaaaatgaaataataacaataacaggttacatgcatttctaaattgaattgccCAAAGGTTAACTCGAAATGTAATAAACagaattctgtatagttgtactttactgtactgtcttgaCGAGTTGTAcacataaataattacaatacgaatattactacaattgtattgtcattgtattaataatatactgtattgtaagtttttttctttgttttttttaccggctagattattattattattattattattattattattattattattattattattattattattatttatttcttagcagatgcccttatccagggcgacttacattcgtaaacaaaaatacatttcaagaatcacagtgcaagtaataatacaattaagagcaagataaatgaaattgaaatatattcactACTTAACTTTAGAGTGTCTggctgttttaaatatgtttctaattgtattacatacaattataccTTTCATTGATGTTACCTGAAAATGCTAACTTACCGTTTTCGCCTTGACACACTTTAGAAACACATTTAGGTGTTTTTAAGAGCAACACGTTTTATTGAAAACACAGATTTTAGCTGTAAGCAAAATTGAAAGCATGACATCACGGCAAGGTTTTTTGTACAATGAGCAGCTATACAGTTAAACCATGAAAAATGCACTGCACACCTGAAGACAGGTTAAACATTGGCTGCAGCACGTGAGATTTGAACACTCAAGCAATTCAGCTCATTACATTGGAACCGGCTTCATCCCACTGCTTTGCTGGCCCTTATAGTGCCTAATTAACAATTGTCAAACATGCTCCCCACCATAAAAAGTCTTATCACACAACGTTattggtgatatatatatatatatatatatatatatatatatatatatatatatatatatatatatatatatatatatatatacacacactaccagGTGTTTATCCAAACCACTCTTGAAAACTCCAGCGTTTGTGTTTTACGTGTTAGAATTTTCTACAATGGTGGTGTTAAATGGGGAATTGGGAACCTCAGAGGTTCTGATCTTTGTAATGAATATTATTCAAGGGTCAATTTTCTACTTTCCTACCTGGAGCCTTGTCCCATTAGACCACAGTGCCTTTCAAattcagtgtttaaaatgtaaccatgtgTTAGAGATGGTTAGCATTTTTTATAGGAGGATTATAGTATTATTTGAATGAGAACTGGATCACTTATAACCACCACTTTCTAAGGATTTAATTAAATATGGTTTTCTCACACAAATGAAAAAGAGAATCAAATATaatcattgttttattattattactcaaataatacatttattgttGGTTAATTATttcagtattaaaaaatataaataggcATAGCACAAAATAGcatgaaaaacataaatacatttcaatacacacaataaatattattaacattACACTTAAAATCCACTAGTGCAAGTAATGTTACTGTAttacactgttaaaaaataatattcatgaAAAGTTAAGAAAGGTAAAATTAAATGTGGCTCCAAAGTAAGTTAActtttctaaaatattttaacagcttTAATTACTATCACAGCCAGTCAATAACattaattgtgtgttttgtgtatttttgttttgaaaatgaaaaattaataaaaaaaaaaatgttcacaaaaaaaaaaaaaattagtttcaAACGACTATGAGTATCACTGAGGGCTTCAAATTTTACACACCAGACAAATCTCAGCCTCAGGGTAACCTTATAACATAACAGTATGCCATACATGACAGACAAATAATGCCATTGGaacattggggcagcagtgtggagtagtggttagggctctggactcttgaccggagggttgtgggttcaatccccagtggggggacacctagattgctccagtaaaaacccaacggtGTTTTTAAGAGCAACACGTTTTATTGAAAACACAGATTTTAGCTGTAAGCAAAATTGAAAGCATGACATCACGGCAAGATTTTTTGTACAATGAGCAGCTATACAGTTAAACCATGAAAAATGCACTGCACACCTGAAGACAGGTTAAACATTGGCTGCAGCACGTGAGATTTGAACACTCAAGCAATTCAGCTCATTACATTGGAACCGGCTTCATCCCACTGCTTTGCTGGCCCTTATAGTGCCTAATTAACAATTGTCAAACATGCTCCCCACCATAAAAAGTCTTATCACACAACGTTATTGGTGAACGTTATTTTCTACAATGGTGGTGTTAAATGGGGAATTGGGAACCTCAGAGGTTCTGATCTTTGTAATGAATATTATTCAAGGGTCAATTTTCTACTTTCCTACCTGGAGCCTTGTCCCATTAGACCACAGTGCCTTTCAAattcagtgtttaaaatgtaaccatgtgTTAGAGATGGTTAGCATTTTTTATAGGAGGATTATAGTATTATTTGAATGAGAACTGGATCACTTATAACCACCACTTTCTAAGGATTTAATTAAATATGGTTTTCTCACACAAATGAAAAAGAGAATCAAATATaatcattgttttattattattactcaaataatacatttattgttGGTTAATTATttcagtattaaaaaatataaataggcATAGCACAAAATAGcatgaaaaacataaatacatttcaatacacacaataaatattattaacattACACTTAAAATCCACTAGTGCAAGTAATGTTACTGTAttacactgttaaaaaataatattcatgaAAAGTTAAGAAAGGTAAAATTAAATGTGGCTCCAAAGTAAGTTAActtttctaaaatattttaacagcttTAATTACTATCACAGCCAGTCAATAACattaattgtgtgttttgtgtatttttgttttgaaaatgaaaaatttataaaaaaaaaaatgttcacaaaaaaaaaaaaaaattagtttcaAACGACTATGAGTATCACTGAGGGCTTCAAATTTTACACACCAGACAAATCTCAGCCTCAGGGTAACCTTATAACATAACAGTATGCCATACATGACAGACAAATAATGCCATTGGaacattggggcagcagtgtggagtagtggttagggctctggactcttgaccggagggttgtgggttcaatccccagtggggggacacctagattgctccagtaaaaacccaactgtataaatgggtaattgtatgtaaaaataatgtgatatctgtataatgtataatgtgattgtaacaattgtaagtcgccctggataagggcgtctgctaagaaataaataataataataataataataattaggaacACAAGTAGGTGCTCAATCATCCTATTAATTACcagaagaatattattattatttatttcttagcagacacccttatccagggcaacttacagtagtaaacaaaaatacatttcaggttcaCTTCCTGCAGCAGTAAGCCAGTGCATTCAGCTCTGCAGCACACATTTGTTAAACTGACAATTCACAGGAAATTTTCATGTCCTCCAAGAGCGATGAAGATTCTTCTCATTGTTTCCCATTAGCACTGAAAAGAACAACACATTTTACTTTTAGAATCCACGAACAAACTCAATGATCTAAGCTTTTTTCCTAACAcattttgcaatatatatatatatatatatatattaaatacaacaaCCATTTTTAGATACAACTCACCTGGCaagatgtttattttatatactgtatattgttgcaTTATCATACATAATTAATTATGCTTTATTATCATTTTAGactacaaatataaaacaactgGAAACATACCTGTGCAACATTCTTTTAATAACTATATGCACCCATTTGGTTTCAGGATTTAAACAGATCTCCTTCCCTCCATTCTTTAGAGTggcactaaaaataataataaaaaaattataagcaTACAtagtattgtatatttttttaacaaacaaatgcACATTATATTAAATTCATATTTTAAGACAAATACGGTACTTACATTACTTCTATGTTAGTGCAGTGTGGTCCTTCTGGTGTTATGTTTATGTTAGTGATTTGTCTTGGATGAATAAAGTCTGAAATCGTCTTGACGCACTTGCAGCGCAACTCCACTCCCAAAGGAGcagctgaaaaagaaaacaaatgagtgTTTATGTCATGCATAAAACTAGTTTGCACATCGTTACCGACAAACATGCACGCTTATAGTCCACCGTTTACATACTTGTCTACGCCTTTGCTTTAGAAATCTTTAGTGGTTTGGTTTACAATTAAGTAGCAATATATTACAGTGTATTTTTATCGTATGCAGTACAGTAGTCCAGCTGCAAAATGCCCATGGATATTGTACAGCCAGGCGATAATAAATTGCAATACATGTCACTTACTATGGATAAGAACTGTACAGCCTGTCAACAGAAGCAGAAGGGTCAGTGAAAGTGTGCTGCTCATTTTGCTCGGAGAATTTGCGTCTCTTTACGGTTTTCCTTTTGAAGTAGTTTATTTTAGAAGCTAGTGATTAACTGCTCCAGCGCTTTACAGAGGGGCTTTTTAAACTCTGCGTGTTACTTCACTTCGGAAACTGGAATGTCCCGACAGTGAACTGGCAGGAGGAGGTGCTTCTTTAATCAAGGTACGGTGAcgtaaccagaaaaaaaaaaaaatagtttgaggGCTTACTCCAAAAGTAATTGTATTGATGATATTGTATTctctaaaaactgtaaaataattgaagTTTGATATAACACCAATACAATGTTGTGGTGGAGATGTCTTGTTTACTGAACCTGTGTACATAAAAAAAGAGTGAGAAATCAGTGTTGGTTATGACGATGAGGTTTGGCCAGCTTTTCAGCACTGGAAACTAGGCtacttattcattattattattattatttatttcttagcagacgcccttatccagggcgacttacaatcgtaagcaaaaacatttcaagcgttacaatacaagtaatacaataagagcaagaaatacaataacttttgatcaagtaaagtacaagtttgacaaaccacaattcaataatacagcaggtaatagtgatacttacatcaggatatgattaaatagtgatagttacatcaggatgtgattaaatacaaagtactacaggttaaaaacttggcagattacagtattctgaagtacaggattaaatgcagtaaaatagggggcagataagagcaaaataaagcacatttacatgaagggtgatagtgtcccaggatacaaacagaggagttctacaggtgctctttgaagaggtgagtcttaaggaggcgccggaatgtggtcagggactgggcagtcctgacacagtcctgacatctgtaggaaacagacaaacaaaggtAATCAAAGGTAGTTTATTACCTGTTGTCAGCTTTTATAATGTAATTGGTAGCCTCAATTGTTTCTTATGTTGATAGGTCTCTGCTGCAGGTCACACGTGATCTGATTGCTACTAGATTACACAGTATGCACCAAAAAGCAGCAAAACCTTCATTTACagtattgtctttgaaatatcgaCATACGTTATTCAatattgaagtataaaatatCAGCAAATAAAGAGGTGGGAGGTTAGTAAGAATACTGTGAATTTCAAAAACTTTCAAGCAGTAGGAGCTTGATTTGTTTTTCCACCAACATTTTATGTGGCTATACTTTAATTATTATGTGACTCATTTCACTTGAATACCTTTAAAACGGATATGATGAATCACGTAATCCTGCTAAATTAAGTCTTATTTTGTCCCTAAAGTTCTGCAACAAATTATTTGTTTATACCCAAAtgctatttgctatttttttttgaaagtaaaataaaaacaataacaaaataaataaataaataataaaaataatttaaaaaaaaaaactggtgacGAGCATATGTAACTTTAACATTTTGATTTACAGTATCTTTCACTAGAAATGCACAGGATCACACAACAAAACTAAAAGACGAGCTATGGCAcctattttataaaaagaaaaaaaaccctctaaATTCAATGtcatcgtttaaaaaaaaaaacattacactgTACAGATGTAGAACCCATTTCTATTAATACCTGTAAGAACTTAAGTGCCAGTTGAGAAAACAGgttgtttgttaagtgttttaattgttttctctTTGTAGGCAAATAGTATTTAAAGTGAGTCAACCCCCATCCCATGAGATGTTTTGGTGAACAGAGTGTGGAGGCAGTGGGAGGCGCAAGGACTATTACTGTTTGTTCTATGGAGAGTGTTGTAggtgttatgcagatttctgtatccccatagaattctgtatcccctcaTGATTCCATgcgtgcagatgcagtttttcaaagctggacgtGGATGCGTGATATCCCTGTGCTTCAGCCCCactgtgttctcaagcactgccattgagttctgctgcagtttgcaacaaatactgaaaacaagaccaaactaattctgtagcaaaataaaacagcacatttaacaccactgaatTTCTATAGGGCCTACGCTCGGCCTTGCGTTGCTCAATACACGAAACCCTTGATTATATAAGTAACCTTATAAAactattttccttttaaaacacattttaattttattacatgtaaaatactgttcagaaacatcaaacgTTCACGTATAACAATCTTGATCTACGCAGGTGTCAAATCCATAATACAGAATTCTTtggggatacagaaatctgcgtaacaccTGTTTCTGTTTAATTGCATTGAGACGTTATCTCTGCTTGTCCCGGTTGCGCTATTTTGTAACCTCGGAGATCCACAGCTGAAGTATTCTGTATAGATAAGTACCAAATTCAAATTATTACTGAACAGCCTTACCCTCCATGCTCCGTGCCAGGACAACGTGTATCG from Acipenser ruthenus chromosome 2, fAciRut3.2 maternal haplotype, whole genome shotgun sequence includes the following:
- the LOC117408800 gene encoding interleukin-8-like, which produces MNKKIAFILWIVMCAAVSEAGVLGRAGITFRCQCLQTSSHFIHPVHFADIQMIPAGPHCINLEMIVQLKSGRKVCLNPGANWVKMIIKRILNRQKD